In a single window of the Vitis vinifera cultivar Pinot Noir 40024 chromosome 6, ASM3070453v1 genome:
- the LOC100241506 gene encoding uncharacterized protein LOC100241506 has product MKKYGLQLRVPPSQQKKQPTRPPLPPPLGFCDENEDDIEREISRQASKNKTLKDIEEQHKKALEEDPTAFDYDDVYEEMKEKTIRPLAQDRQERKPKYIQKLIEKAKQREREHEIIYEKKLVKERSKDDALYADKDKFITGAYKKKLAEQAKWLEEERLRELREEKDDVTKKSDLSDFYYNLSKNVAFGGIEAKLRKREEKVDADTSEKGSSSTNTHTDSSVINEGHEGHEGHEGKTSTPSKESSQSLDIKPVSDASAQEKALAEETLAQQPKSDHHKRSEDAVAAAKERFLARKRAKQQ; this is encoded by the exons atgaagaagtatgGCTTGCAACTTAGGGTTCCCCCCTCACAGCAGAAGAAGCAGCCAACAAGACCTCCACTTCCACCTCCTCTTGGGTTCTGTGATGAGAATGAGGATGATATTGAGAGAGAGATTTCTCGCCAAGCCAGCAAAAACAAGACTCTCAAGGAT ATAGAGGAACAGCATAAGAAAGCCTTGGAAGAGGATCCCACAGCATTTGATTATGATGATGTTTATGAAGAAATGAAGGAGAAAACAATTCGTCCTCTAGCACAGGATCGCCAAGAGAGAAAG CCCAAATATATCCAAAAGCTGATTGAAAAGGCAAAACAAAGAGAGCGAGAACATGAGATTATATATGAGAAAAAGCTTGTTAAAGAGAGAAGCAAAGATGATGCCCTATATGCAgacaaagacaaatttatcacaggtgcttacaaaaagaaacttGCAGAGCAGGCAAAGTGGTTGGAGGAAGAGCGGTTGCGTGAACTTCGAGAAGAGAAAGACGAT GTTACAAAGAAGAGTGATTTGAGTGATTTCTACTACAATCTTTCAAAAAATGTTGCTTTTGGAGGGATAGAGGCTAAGTTGAGGAAGCGGGAAGAAAAAGTGGATGCTGATACATCAGAAAAAGGCTCCTCATCCACAAATACACATACAGATTCTTCTGTGATAAATGAAGGGCATGAAGGGCATGAAGGGCATGAAGGCAAGACTTCTACTCCTTCAAAGGAAAGCTCCCAGTCCTTGGATATAAAGCCAGTTTCTGATGCTTCTGCACAAGAAAAAGCTTTAGCTGAAGAGACACTAGCTCAGCAACCAAAAAGTGATCATCATAAAAGAAGCGAAGATGCAGTGGCTGCAGCTAAGGAACGTTTTTTGGCACGGAAGAGGGCAAAACAACAGTAG